The proteins below come from a single Nocardiopsis gilva YIM 90087 genomic window:
- a CDS encoding cytochrome P450: protein MPPTTTTTEFRLGSAPGGLPEIGHAMEFQKRPLEFITSLAPYGDLVQFRLGPTPVYLVRHTELIQEMLRNTQTFDKGGEIFEKSRAFFGNGLASSKDETHRRQRPLVQPSMHVRRIAEYVEVMCDEAVNVTGTWAEGESFDVTPAMQALTTGVTARTMFSTGGGPDAIAEVQHCLPTILRGVYTRMTAPEEMIEQLPAAEKEEFDDALTRLHGLVDKIIEDYRSAGADRGDAMSMMLSARNEDGEGLTDQEIHDNVMNLFSGGVETTASSLAWTFHLLAEHPEVERRMHEELDEVLDGRAPTNDDLNRLQFTRRVFTETLRMYPPVWLVSRTTPDEAELGGHTIPAESTLMYSPYVVHRNPEVFDDPDTFDPDRWLPERMRTHPRGAMIPFGAGRRKCLADNFAMTEGVLALAIIGSRWRLRHAPGTTVTTHVAATLGPGPLPMTPEARRSGVDPASTG from the coding sequence ATGCCGCCCACGACCACCACAACCGAATTCCGGCTCGGTAGCGCCCCGGGGGGACTTCCCGAGATCGGCCACGCGATGGAGTTCCAGAAACGTCCACTGGAATTCATCACCTCCCTGGCCCCCTACGGCGACCTCGTCCAATTCCGTTTGGGGCCGACACCGGTCTACCTCGTCCGGCACACCGAGCTCATCCAGGAGATGCTGCGCAACACCCAGACGTTCGACAAGGGGGGCGAGATCTTCGAGAAGTCCCGGGCCTTCTTCGGCAACGGCCTGGCCTCCTCGAAGGACGAGACCCACCGGCGCCAGCGCCCGCTCGTGCAGCCGTCCATGCACGTGCGCCGCATCGCCGAGTACGTCGAGGTGATGTGCGATGAGGCCGTCAACGTCACCGGGACGTGGGCGGAGGGCGAGAGCTTCGACGTCACCCCGGCGATGCAGGCCCTGACCACGGGCGTCACCGCGCGGACGATGTTCTCCACCGGCGGCGGCCCCGACGCCATCGCGGAGGTCCAGCACTGCCTGCCCACCATCCTGCGCGGCGTCTACACGCGGATGACCGCGCCGGAGGAGATGATCGAGCAGCTCCCCGCCGCGGAGAAGGAGGAGTTCGACGACGCGCTCACCCGCCTGCACGGCCTGGTCGACAAGATCATCGAGGACTACCGGAGCGCCGGGGCCGACCGCGGCGACGCGATGTCGATGATGCTGAGCGCCCGCAACGAGGACGGCGAGGGCCTGACCGACCAGGAGATCCACGACAACGTCATGAACCTGTTCTCGGGCGGGGTCGAGACCACGGCGTCGTCCCTGGCGTGGACCTTCCACCTGCTCGCCGAGCACCCGGAGGTCGAGCGGCGGATGCACGAGGAGCTCGACGAGGTCCTCGATGGCCGCGCCCCGACCAACGACGACCTCAACCGGCTCCAGTTCACCCGACGCGTGTTCACCGAGACCCTGCGCATGTACCCGCCGGTGTGGCTGGTCAGTCGCACCACGCCAGACGAGGCCGAACTGGGCGGCCACACCATCCCGGCGGAGAGCACGCTGATGTACAGCCCTTACGTCGTGCACCGCAACCCGGAGGTGTTCGACGACCCCGACACCTTCGACCCGGACCGCTGGTTGCCCGAGCGCATGCGCACCCACCCGCGCGGGGCGATGATCCCCTTCGGGGCGGGACGCCGCAAGTGCCTCGCCGACAACTTCGCCATGACCGAGGGCGTTCTCGCGCTCGCCATCATCGGGTCGCGGTGGCGGCTGCGCCACGCCCCCGGCACCACGGTCACCACGCACGTGGCCGCGACGCTGGGTCCTGGACCGCTTCCCATGACCCCGGAAGCGCGCCGGAGCGGGGTGGATCCCGCATCCACCGGCTGA